A single genomic interval of Dysidea avara chromosome 6, odDysAvar1.4, whole genome shotgun sequence harbors:
- the LOC136258275 gene encoding E3 ubiquitin-protein ligase TRIM71-like, which produces MATNWEKVKEELTCAVCQDLLNNPKILPCLHSFCTGCLKEWLDRLPYLEASKQELECPLCRGKVALSTPRAVEELPSHFSVVRLVEIVRLQEQASSKKVTPICQNCIEGEVATSSCSECAIFLCNFCEKAHRRFKATDTHNLLSLNELGSATNIPSILPEKVEVCRIHPTKPLELYCRCEDVLICRDCIVKKHKDHDYDVISDVVNGEKKILKEALPGIQKLIDDVQGAINEVQSKRQDVKNRKEENLHKLDDVFHTLHAALDERKRQLQQHITQDTEGRDKGLAVQEDELCFLLTHLKSCWSFIDGKLQRGLTKDVLAMKRSMLDRRDKLKEMKSKTKLSPIIKEQVPISFKGFDKVTHRISKLGSFCDAQKCFVADLKEIVPIDKNNCFTVKLKDFLGDDICNSTELDVVVQYDNKDQVSESATIREIGGGSYEASYVRKFGRSHTVSVQVGGETIPGSPFQVPATSRDYTKIEIQNCQLITQYGGKTFQWPWDITTTTNDDVVMVDRDNHEVIILDKDMNIIRTFGQGSGDSKLNNPLGIAVGHNVIAVSDKDDHAVKTFTLQGDYLSKFGSRGSGNGQFDNPQGLTFNSKGLLYVVGRSNCRVQVFDNSNTFSFKFGSKGSNPGQFQCPRYIAIDSSDQVYVTDSSSGGGITIFCEDGHFIKKINCSSSFAICLTPDDYIISNDHANHFLKVFSPTHQLITKFGIRGSQRGQFNDIRGIAVNSVGTIFVTEYGNHRLQVITT; this is translated from the exons ATGGCGACTAACTGGGAAAAGGTGAAAGAAGAGCTCACCTGTGCAGTTTGCCAAGATCTCCTGAACAATCCCAAGATACTCCCTTGTCTTCATTCGTTTTGTACGGGCTGTCTTAAAGAATGGTTGGATCGATTGCCGTACTTGGAGGCTTCGAAGCAAGAGCTCGAGTGTCCACTGTGTAGAGGAAAGGTTGCGCTATCCACTCCACGAGCTGTAGAAGAATTACCATCGCATTTTTCAGTCGTACGTCTGGTAGAGATCGTGCGTCTACAAGAACAAGCGAGCAGTAAGAAAGTCACCCCCATCTGCCAAAATTGTATTGAAGGAGAAGTGGCTACATCGTCGTGCAGCGAGTGTGCTATATTCTTATGTAATTTTTGTGAGAAGGCGCATCGACGATTTAAGGCCACTGACACGCACAATTTACTTTCATTGAATGAGTTAGGCAGTGCTACTAATATTCCATCCATCTTACCAGAGAAGGTTGAGGTGTGTCGCATCCACCCAACTAAACCACTAGAGTTGTACTGCAGGTGTGAAGATGTGTTAATCTGTCGAGACTGCATTGTCAAAAAACACAAGGACCATGACTATGATGTGATTTCAGATGTTGTAAATGGTGAGAAGAAGATACTGAAGGAAGCTCTTCCTGGTATCCAAAAACTAATAGATGACGTACAAGGAGCCATCAATGAAGTACAGAGCAAAAGACAAGATGTGAAGAACAGAAAGGAAGAAAATTTGCACAAGTTGGATGATGTCTTTCATACCCTTCATGCCGCACTAGATGAACGAAAGAGACAGTTACAACAACACATCACACAGGATACAGAGGGAAGGGATAAAGGCTTGGCTGTGCAGGAAGATGAACTGTGTTTCTTGTTAACCCATTTGAAGAGCTGCTGGAGTTTCATCGATGGCAAGCTGCAACGAGGTCTTACCAAGGATGTGTTGGCCATGAAAAGATCAATGTTGGATCGAAGAGATAAACTGAAAGAAATGAAGAGCAAGACAAAGCTAAGTCCCATCATTAAGGAACAAGTACCCATCAGCTTCAAAGGCTTTGATAAAGTGACACATCGCATTTCCAAACTAGGGTCATTTTGTGATGCTCAGAAATGCTTTGTTGCGGACTTAAAGGAGATAGTGCCAATTGACAAAAATAATTGCTTTACAGTAAAATTGAAGGACTTCTTGGGTGATGACATATGCAATTCCACAGAATTAGATGTAGTAGTGCAATACGACAACAAGGATCAGGTCTCTGAGTCAGCTACTATCAGAGAAATTGGTGGTGGCAGTTATGAAGCTTCGTATGTTCGTAAATTTGGTCGGAGTCACACTGTGTCTGTGCAAGTGGGAGGGGAAACTATTCCTGGGAGTCCATTTCA AGTGCCAGCAACATCGAGAGACTACACTAAAATTGAAATACAAAATTGTCAACTAATCACACAATATGGAGGAAAGACATTTCAGTGGCCTTGGGATATTACCACCACCACAAATGATGATGTTGTTATGGTAGATAGGGACAATCATGAAGTAATAATACTAGACAAGGATATGAATATAATTAGGACATTTGGTCAAGGAAGTGGAGACAGTAAACTAAACAATCCTCTAGGTATAGCTGTTGGTCACAATGTAATAGCAGTGAGTGACAAGGATGATCATGCAGTGAAGACGTTTACTCTACAAGGAGACTACCTGTCAAAGTTTGGTTCCCGTGGCAGTGGAAATGGCCAATTTGATAATCCTCAAGGATTAACATTCAATAGTAAAGGTCTCTTATATGTGGTGGGTCGTAGTAACTGTAGAGTTCAAGTATTTGATAACAGCAACACATTTTCATTCAAGTTTGGCTCCAAAGGATCTAATCCAGGACAGTTTCAGTGTCCACGTTATATTGCCATAGACAGCAGTGACCAAGTGTATGTGACTGACAGTAGTAGTGGTGGAGGAATTACTATATTTTGTGAAGATGGTCACTTTATTAAGAAGATAAATTGTAGCAGTTCATTTGCCATTTGTCTTACTCCTGATGATTATATAATAAGTAATGATCATGCTAATCACTTTCTCAAAGTATTCAGCCCTACTCACCAGTTGATTACTAAGTTTGGAATACGGGGAAGTCAAAGAGGACAATTTAATGACATCCGTGGTATAGCAGTCAACAGTGTTGGTACTATCTTTGTTACAGAGTATGGCAATCATCGTCTTCAAGTTATTACCACTTGA